From one Shewanella sp. GD04112 genomic stretch:
- the lptC gene encoding LPS export ABC transporter periplasmic protein LptC has protein sequence MSRVTLAIIAFFGTALVLYWQVQQKRGGDTDDSLNVSDRPDYIIEDLRSIEFNEQGQVNSRVTAKHMEHYELKNQTDFTEPVYLVYPDQGKAKWQIRADQGRLNKDTGKVVLENNVIIDAISPGEPIQTLSTSFLELDLNTMIMTSDRIIYVTGKDFNIQGQGLYADLNAQEVQLTSQVVGTYEAK, from the coding sequence ATGAGTCGTGTGACCCTCGCCATTATCGCCTTTTTTGGTACTGCGCTGGTGCTATATTGGCAAGTGCAGCAAAAACGCGGTGGCGATACGGATGACAGCTTGAACGTCAGTGACAGACCCGATTACATTATCGAAGATCTGCGCAGCATTGAGTTTAATGAGCAAGGGCAAGTTAACAGTCGCGTCACGGCAAAGCACATGGAACACTATGAGCTGAAAAACCAAACCGACTTTACTGAGCCCGTCTATCTTGTCTATCCAGACCAAGGTAAAGCAAAATGGCAGATCCGAGCCGACCAAGGTCGACTCAATAAAGATACCGGCAAGGTTGTATTAGAAAATAATGTTATTATCGATGCCATCAGCCCTGGTGAACCCATACAGACATTGTCCACCAGTTTTTTAGAACTCGATCTCAACACTATGATAATGACCTCTGACCGCATCATTTACGTCACAGGGAAAGATTTTAATATTCAAGGGCAAGGCCTTTATGCCGACCTTAACGCGCAGGAAGTGCAATTGACCAGTCAGGTAGTAGGAACCTATGAAGCAAAATAA
- the kdsC gene encoding 3-deoxy-manno-octulosonate-8-phosphatase KdsC, with protein sequence MPQQGFYGPISDDVWQRAQKIKLLICDVDGVFSDGRIYLSNSGEELKAFHTRDGYGVRSLLTSGFNLAVITGRQSKIVENRMTALGVTHIYQGVDNKFVPYEELLSLYNVTPEEVAYIGDDIVDLPVMNVVGLAVCVADGHPYVRQHAHFVTHLNGGHGALRELTDLLLLSQNKFTSAHGMSI encoded by the coding sequence ATGCCACAGCAAGGTTTTTACGGCCCCATCAGCGACGATGTTTGGCAAAGGGCGCAAAAAATTAAACTGCTGATCTGCGATGTGGACGGAGTGTTTTCCGATGGCCGCATTTATTTGAGCAACTCTGGGGAAGAGCTCAAAGCCTTCCACACCCGCGATGGTTATGGTGTGCGTTCATTACTGACCAGTGGTTTTAATCTGGCGGTGATCACTGGCCGTCAGTCTAAAATTGTTGAAAACCGCATGACGGCGCTGGGTGTGACCCATATTTATCAGGGCGTAGATAATAAATTCGTTCCCTATGAAGAGCTGTTGTCGCTCTACAATGTCACCCCAGAAGAAGTCGCCTATATCGGTGATGATATTGTCGACCTGCCGGTGATGAATGTGGTTGGCCTTGCCGTCTGTGTTGCCGATGGGCATCCCTATGTCCGCCAACACGCCCATTTTGTGACTCACTTAAATGGTGGACATGGCGCACTCAGGGAACTCACGGATCTGCTCTTATTGAGCCAAAACAAGTTCACTTCCGCCCATGGGATGAGCATATGA
- a CDS encoding KpsF/GutQ family sugar-phosphate isomerase: MVDQSQLRQWGCKVIDIEKSALDNLYQYVDSVEFAQACELILNCTGKVIVMGMGKSGHIGNKISATLASTGTPAFFVHPGEASHGDLGVLSDNDVILAISNSGESSEILALMPVIQRKAIPVIAMTGKPESTMARLSKIHLCIEVPEEACPLGLAPTSSTTATLVMGDAIAIALLQAKGFTREDFAMSHPGGALGRKLLLKVSNVMHSGDDLPLVKHDICITDALYEISKKGLGMTAVIDEQNKLVGIFTDGDLRRVIDAQVNLRTTPIADVMTRNCVTITENVLAAQALQVMDSKNINGLIVIDKEHHPVGALNMLDMVKAGVI; encoded by the coding sequence ATGGTAGACCAATCACAATTGCGCCAGTGGGGCTGTAAAGTCATCGATATTGAAAAATCGGCCCTCGACAATCTTTATCAATATGTCGATTCCGTTGAATTTGCCCAAGCCTGCGAGTTAATTCTCAACTGCACTGGCAAAGTGATAGTGATGGGGATGGGGAAATCTGGCCACATTGGCAATAAAATCTCGGCCACCCTCGCCAGCACAGGCACCCCAGCGTTTTTTGTCCACCCCGGCGAAGCCAGCCATGGTGACCTAGGCGTGCTCTCGGACAATGATGTGATTCTTGCGATTTCAAACTCGGGCGAGTCGAGCGAAATCCTCGCGCTGATGCCAGTTATCCAACGTAAAGCCATCCCTGTGATTGCCATGACAGGCAAGCCAGAATCCACCATGGCGCGTCTCTCTAAAATTCATTTATGTATTGAAGTGCCAGAGGAAGCCTGCCCACTTGGGCTGGCACCAACCTCAAGCACCACAGCAACCTTAGTCATGGGCGATGCCATCGCCATTGCTTTGCTGCAAGCTAAAGGCTTTACCCGGGAAGATTTCGCCATGTCCCATCCGGGCGGCGCCTTAGGTCGTAAGCTGCTGCTTAAAGTCAGCAACGTGATGCACAGCGGCGATGATTTACCTTTGGTTAAACACGATATCTGCATTACCGATGCCCTGTATGAGATCTCCAAGAAAGGCCTTGGTATGACGGCGGTAATCGATGAACAGAACAAACTCGTGGGTATCTTTACCGACGGCGACCTTCGCCGGGTTATCGATGCCCAAGTCAACCTACGCACCACGCCTATCGCCGATGTGATGACGCGAAACTGTGTCACAATTACTGAAAACGTTTTAGCGGCGCAGGCGCTGCAAGTGATGGATTCCAAAAATATCAACGGCCTGATAGTGATAGATAAAGAACATCATCCTGTCGGTGCCCTCAATATGCTCGATATGGTTAAAGCGGGAGTGATTTAA